In the Geobacter sp. FeAm09 genome, one interval contains:
- a CDS encoding VCBS repeat-containing protein — protein sequence MKKVIVLLAALFLPLAALPAFAAQLRVFVSEMNAIGVPNKDEMKTTLQALLAARLNSDRIMAVGSAAEADAVVSGTYVVLGKVFSMDALARTSGGKTLTRAYIQGDSSEELIPAVGKLAEKLAAELDKIHPGQPAAGAPVAAVPVVAAAAPLAAPKSDIIKNEQVRVAPAGDFIKPKETEQGNTGGWLSKRLTGAANLVALGATLPDGSREVFLAEERRLSYYRQAGEMKLVADTEFRSSEKILSLDTIDGSKGLEIYVTIIRGDELASQVWQVQGDKLVKLAGDLPWFFRAFSLAGGPKKLYVQAMGRDADYFGDVFEATRSGNEIALKNPVKMPRFGTIYTFNQLRDQDGKTLTAVINPDGYLVVYDQEQKEFWRSNDKFGGSELYFQKEDTGVNARVSGEKYRWVFMNMRIQATAGGAILVGKNDGFWVLGNARSYKKGTVYCFSWNGSSLDEKWRTRDTQNYMPDYYFDEAKNELFILQTVQRSGITTRGASSLAIKKVE from the coding sequence ATGAAAAAAGTGATCGTACTGCTTGCCGCGCTCTTCCTTCCGCTGGCGGCCCTGCCGGCCTTTGCGGCACAGCTGCGGGTGTTCGTGTCCGAGATGAACGCCATCGGCGTCCCGAACAAGGATGAGATGAAAACCACGCTCCAGGCCCTGCTGGCGGCGCGCCTGAACAGCGACAGGATCATGGCCGTCGGCAGCGCGGCCGAGGCCGACGCCGTCGTGAGCGGGACGTACGTGGTCCTGGGCAAGGTCTTCAGCATGGATGCCCTGGCCAGAACGAGCGGCGGCAAAACCCTGACGCGCGCCTACATCCAGGGGGACAGCAGCGAAGAGCTGATTCCGGCGGTGGGGAAGCTGGCGGAGAAGCTGGCCGCCGAGCTGGATAAGATCCATCCCGGGCAACCGGCAGCCGGTGCTCCCGTTGCCGCCGTTCCGGTCGTTGCGGCGGCAGCGCCGCTGGCGGCGCCGAAGTCCGACATCATCAAAAACGAGCAGGTCCGTGTGGCCCCGGCCGGCGATTTCATCAAGCCCAAGGAAACGGAACAGGGCAACACCGGCGGCTGGCTGAGCAAGCGCCTGACCGGCGCCGCCAACCTGGTGGCCCTGGGCGCCACCCTGCCCGACGGCAGCCGGGAGGTGTTCCTGGCCGAGGAGCGCCGCCTCTCCTACTACCGCCAGGCCGGGGAGATGAAACTGGTGGCCGACACGGAGTTCAGAAGCTCCGAGAAGATCCTCTCCCTGGATACCATCGACGGCAGCAAGGGCCTTGAAATCTATGTGACCATCATTCGCGGCGACGAGCTCGCCTCACAGGTCTGGCAGGTGCAGGGCGACAAACTGGTGAAACTGGCCGGAGACCTGCCCTGGTTCTTCCGCGCCTTCAGCCTGGCCGGCGGGCCGAAAAAACTCTACGTCCAGGCCATGGGCCGTGATGCGGACTATTTCGGCGACGTCTTCGAGGCGACCCGCTCCGGCAACGAAATTGCCCTGAAGAACCCGGTCAAGATGCCCCGTTTCGGCACCATCTACACCTTCAACCAGCTCCGCGACCAGGACGGCAAGACGCTCACGGCCGTCATCAACCCGGACGGCTACCTGGTCGTCTACGATCAGGAGCAGAAAGAGTTCTGGCGCAGCAACGACAAGTTCGGCGGCTCGGAACTGTACTTCCAGAAAGAGGACACCGGTGTCAATGCCCGCGTGTCCGGGGAAAAATACCGCTGGGTCTTCATGAACATGCGTATCCAGGCAACCGCCGGGGGCGCCATCCTGGTGGGCAAAAACGACGGGTTCTGGGTGCTGGGCAATGCCCGCTCCTACAAGAAGGGCACGGTCTACTGCTTCTCCTGGAACGGCTCGAGCCTGGACGAGAAGTGGCGTACCCGCGATACCCAGAACTACATGCCGGACTACTATTTCGACGAGGCCAAAAACGAGCTGTTTATCCTGCAGACCGTGCAGCGCTCCGGGATAACCACCCGCGGGGCTTCGTCCCTGGCCATCAAGAAGGTGGAATAA